A genomic stretch from Theobroma cacao cultivar B97-61/B2 chromosome 4, Criollo_cocoa_genome_V2, whole genome shotgun sequence includes:
- the LOC18602051 gene encoding protein ABA DEFICIENT 4, chloroplastic isoform X1, whose amino-acid sequence MVFSSCISHPLVSLKISHFEQPSNLRHNVKPDQRFTSALKSRTTEHFGQRAGIGSGILGEWSFARGTRLVIRQKVSTFVHCRKSFEVQASWLTTSQIASSVFTLGTAAVLPFYTLMVFAPKAELTKKSMESSIPYVVLGLMYAYLLYLSWTPDTLRLMFASKYWLPELSGMAKMFSSEMTLASAWIHLLAVDLFAARFFMTDCKTKLRLGIQFLFACSFAPLGLLLMLLPKHLQEVLEITHIECIEVP is encoded by the exons ATGGTCTTTTCTTCTTGCATCTCCCATCCTCTAGTCTCACTAAAG ATTAGCCACTTTGAGCAGCCTAGTAATCTTCGTCATAATGTGAAACCGGACCAAAGATTCACTTCTGCTCTCAAAAGCAGGACTACTGAACACTTTGGTCAGCGAGCAGGAATTGGATCTGGCATACTTGGTGAATGGAGTTTTGCTAGAGGAACAAGACTTGTTATTAGGCAAAAAGTTTCAACATTTGTTCATTGTAGAAAAAGCTTTGAAGTACAAGCTTCAT GGTTGACAACTTCTCAAATTGCTAGCAGCGTATTTACCTTGGGAACAGCAGCAGTTCTTCCGTTCTATACGCTCATGGTTTTTGCTCCTAAAGCTGAATTG ACTAAAAAGTCTATGGAAAGTAGCATCCCGTATGTTGTGCTCGGACTTATGTATGCATATCTGCTGTATCTCTCCTGGACACCTGATACATTAAGGCTGATGTTTGCTAGTAAATACTGGCTGCCAGAG CTATCTGGTATGGCCAAAATGTTCTCTAGCGAGATGACGTTAGCTTCTGCCTGGATTCATTTATTAGCTGTAGATCTCTTTGCCGCAag GTTTTTCATGACGGACTGCAAAACCAAGTTGAGACTAGGCATTCAGTTTCTCTTTGCCTGCTCTTTTGCCCCATTGGGATTGTTACTCATGTTGTTACCAAAGCACTTACAAGAAGTGCTGGAAATAACACACATAGAATGCATTGAGGTTCCCTGA
- the LOC18602051 gene encoding protein ABA DEFICIENT 4, chloroplastic isoform X2 — protein MVFSSCISHPLVSLKISHFEQPSNLRHNVKPDQRFTSALKSRTTEHFGQRAGIGSGILGEWSFARGTRLVIRQKVSTFVHCRKSFEVQASWLTTSQIASSVFTLGTAAVLPFYTLMVFAPKAELTKKSMESSIPYVVLGLMYAYLLYLSWTPDTLRLMFASKYWLPELSGMAKMFSSEMTLASAWIHLLAVDLFAARQVFHDGLQNQVETRHSVSLCLLFCPIGIVTHVVTKALTRSAGNNTHRMH, from the exons ATGGTCTTTTCTTCTTGCATCTCCCATCCTCTAGTCTCACTAAAG ATTAGCCACTTTGAGCAGCCTAGTAATCTTCGTCATAATGTGAAACCGGACCAAAGATTCACTTCTGCTCTCAAAAGCAGGACTACTGAACACTTTGGTCAGCGAGCAGGAATTGGATCTGGCATACTTGGTGAATGGAGTTTTGCTAGAGGAACAAGACTTGTTATTAGGCAAAAAGTTTCAACATTTGTTCATTGTAGAAAAAGCTTTGAAGTACAAGCTTCAT GGTTGACAACTTCTCAAATTGCTAGCAGCGTATTTACCTTGGGAACAGCAGCAGTTCTTCCGTTCTATACGCTCATGGTTTTTGCTCCTAAAGCTGAATTG ACTAAAAAGTCTATGGAAAGTAGCATCCCGTATGTTGTGCTCGGACTTATGTATGCATATCTGCTGTATCTCTCCTGGACACCTGATACATTAAGGCTGATGTTTGCTAGTAAATACTGGCTGCCAGAG CTATCTGGTATGGCCAAAATGTTCTCTAGCGAGATGACGTTAGCTTCTGCCTGGATTCATTTATTAGCTGTAGATCTCTTTGCCGCAag GCAGGTTTTTCATGACGGACTGCAAAACCAAGTTGAGACTAGGCATTCAGTTTCTCTTTGCCTGCTCTTTTGCCCCATTGGGATTGTTACTCATGTTGTTACCAAAGCACTTACAAGAAGTGCTGGAAATAACACACATAGAATGCATTGA
- the LOC18602050 gene encoding UDP-N-acetylenolpyruvoylglucosamine reductase, producing the protein MLCLLSLNSTTDVQNPTRRKQSQQKRQISIPTEPLSLSLMPLTSPKWLQCPSLSFTIPTSLFQYPRNSSTFLCNYCFKNKEQTQSWNGLKVIRGKKLLKDLTTWGIGGVCNYFVEVFDQTQLLSAIRYCHVNSIPYIIIGKGSNCLFDDLGFDGCLILNRIEFLERIDPGVYRVGSGFRFNQLGVLSCNEGFTGLEFSGGVPGTVGGATYMNAGANGQETASTIESIDIVTTEGAFQTLHRVDLSFGYRSSPFQDMKDLAAITAVTFRLQGSGSARKRQQELLKRRRITQPLGERSAGSVFRNPSSLGVSAAELIDKTGLKGFSIGGAMVSHIHANFFVNIGGSTSQDMLNLIAFVKDKVDKKFGIELEEEVLYFHPYCNLMNKER; encoded by the exons ATGTTGTGTCTTTTAAGTTTGAACTCCACAACTGATGTTCAAAACCCAACAAGAAGGAAACAGAGTCAGCAAAAAAGGCAAATTTCCATCCCAACAGagcctctctctctctctctcatgcCCCTAACTTCACCAAAATGGCTTCAATGTCCTTCCCTCTCTTTCACAATCCCCACATCCTTGTTCCAGTACCCAAGAAACTCAAGCACCTTTCTATGCAACTACTGTTTCAAGAACAAAGAGCAAACCCAGAGCTGGAATGGCTTGAAGGTCATTAGAGGGAAGAAACTTTTGAAGGATCTTACCACTTGGGGCATTGGTGGCGTTTGCAACTACTTTGTTGAAGTTTTTGACCAAACCCAGCTTCTTTCTGCCATCAG ATATTGTCATGTGAATTCCATTCCATACATTATCATTGGCAAAGGCTCAAATTGCCTCTTCGATGATCTGGGTTTTGATGGTTGTCTTATTCTAAATCGGATCGAGTTCTTAGAGAGGATTGACCCTGGAGTTTATAGGGTTGGAAGTGGTTTTCGTTTTAATCAGTTGGGAGTGCTGAGTTGCAATGAAGGATTTACAGGTCTTGAGTTTTCAGGAGGCGTTCCTGGGACTGTAGGAGGTGCCACTTACATGAATGCTGGAGCAAATGGTCAG GAGACTGCCAGTACCATTGAAAGCATTGATATTGTTACGACTGAGGGAGCTTTTCAGACTCTTCACAGAGTTGATCTCAGTTTTGGCTACCGATCATCACCATTTCAAGACATGAAAGACTTGGCAGCAATCACTGCAGTCACATTTCGGCTGCAGGGCTCAGGATCAGCTCGGAAAAGGCAACAAGAACTTCTGAAGAG GCGAAGAATAACTCAACCCCTGGGGGAACGCAGTGCTGGCTCAGTATTTCGAAATCCATCCAGTTTGGGTGTTTCAGCAGCTGAGTTAATTGATAAAACTGGGTTGAAAGGCTTTAGCATAGGAGGAGCAATGGTTTCCCATATCCATGCCAATTTCTTTGTCAATATTGGTGGTTCAACTTCACAAGACATGCTCAATCTCATTGCTTTCGTCAAGGACAAGGTTGACAAGAAGTTTGGAATAGAACTTGAGGAAGAAGTATTGTATTTTCATCCCTACTGTAATTTAATGAACAAGGAAAGGTAA